One window of Arthrobacter oryzae genomic DNA carries:
- a CDS encoding TetR/AcrR family transcriptional regulator: MTSAGPGRPRKQQPVRPGATARDEILDAAAELFTGQGFANTSTRAIADAVGMRQSSLYHHFGTKDDILGELLKGTVAGGLDFARAVFSASRPDRAVTAAAALHAVALYDGSLLCRARWNLGVLYHLPEARAERFETFMADRRELRQLYRNLGQRVEELLPPAGGPGSAPLGELAFRLVESLINLRADGLVDDHSASQTADAAVVLAGLPAELAEVRSLSRSLISGHGGELSGPDVVR; encoded by the coding sequence GTGACTTCAGCCGGACCGGGACGACCCCGCAAGCAGCAGCCAGTGCGCCCGGGGGCCACTGCCCGGGACGAAATCCTCGATGCTGCCGCCGAACTCTTCACCGGCCAGGGTTTCGCGAACACCTCCACGCGGGCCATCGCCGATGCCGTGGGCATGCGCCAGTCATCGCTCTACCATCACTTCGGCACGAAAGATGACATCCTCGGTGAACTGCTGAAGGGGACCGTGGCTGGCGGTTTGGACTTCGCGAGGGCTGTCTTTTCGGCTTCCCGGCCGGACCGGGCAGTGACGGCGGCTGCCGCGCTCCACGCAGTGGCGCTCTATGACGGGAGCCTGCTGTGCAGGGCCCGTTGGAACCTCGGCGTCCTCTATCACCTGCCGGAAGCCCGGGCGGAACGTTTCGAAACGTTCATGGCGGACAGGCGCGAGCTGCGGCAGCTGTACCGGAACCTGGGCCAACGGGTCGAGGAACTGCTCCCACCTGCCGGCGGCCCCGGCAGCGCGCCCCTCGGTGAGCTCGCGTTCCGCTTGGTTGAGTCATTGATCAACCTACGCGCCGACGGGCTCGTGGACGATCACTCAGCTTCGCAGACGGCCGATGCAGCCGTTGTGCTGGCAGGCCTCCCCGCTGAACTGGCCGAGGTCCGGTCACTCAGCAGAAGCCTGATATCTGGACATGGCGGTGAGCTCTCCGGGCCGGACGTCGTCCGCTAA
- the atzF gene encoding allophanate hydrolase produces the protein MSGVSESATNRVTAALAAIDAVDRPEIWIKIRSREDLLAEAAHIDAQAAAGEDLPLAGLLLAVKNNVDVAGVTTTAACPGFGYEPAEDAAAVARLRTAGAVVLGATNLDQFATGLVGTRSPYGAVRDARQPERISGGSSSGSAVAVALGLVDIAIGTDTAGSGRVPAGLQGIVGIKPTLNVVSTAGMVPACRSWDTATILARDLDTAELAMGIMAGASRTWPADTRLAAPSRPRAAYPASLPALPDEWAAEFGAQIDRLRSTGVDAEPIELDVFLRAARLLYDGALVAERHAAVGQFIDAAVAGDGFKSGAAAGLDPTVTGIITAAGGVPAHQYVTDTAALEELKREALSRLEGFDALIVPTTPFHPTLAEVAADPVGVNSRLGTYTNFCNLFDMCAVAVPAGTVAEADGGRAAQFGLTVVGRTFDDGVVAGIARRIEATPDLPALFATGAAPRRAAADRRPWPVAAGAQAVPLVVVGAHRKGQPLVAELERRGSFWDGPVTLAPRYRMVALDTQPPKPGVVRSDDGAELAAERWLLSEAALGSFLAELPEPMLLGSVQLSDGSSAVGFACDAVAAARGRDITHFGDWLVAQASAGTGLAGAGTADKAGHGIWRQTGEALLTGLQRGRG, from the coding sequence ATGAGCGGCGTCAGCGAATCAGCCACCAACCGGGTGACGGCGGCACTCGCCGCAATTGACGCCGTCGACCGCCCCGAGATCTGGATCAAGATCCGCAGCCGCGAAGACCTGCTGGCGGAGGCGGCACACATCGACGCCCAGGCGGCCGCCGGCGAAGACCTGCCCCTGGCCGGACTCCTGCTGGCGGTCAAGAACAATGTGGACGTCGCCGGAGTGACCACGACGGCGGCATGCCCGGGCTTCGGATATGAGCCAGCGGAGGATGCCGCGGCAGTGGCACGGCTGCGTACCGCCGGCGCGGTGGTGCTGGGCGCAACCAATCTGGACCAGTTCGCCACCGGGCTCGTGGGGACCCGGAGCCCCTACGGCGCCGTCCGTGATGCACGGCAGCCGGAGAGGATCTCGGGAGGATCCAGCTCGGGGTCCGCTGTGGCCGTGGCGCTGGGCCTTGTGGATATCGCCATCGGAACGGACACTGCAGGGTCCGGCCGGGTTCCGGCCGGGCTGCAGGGAATCGTGGGCATCAAGCCCACCTTGAATGTGGTGTCGACGGCGGGAATGGTGCCCGCGTGCCGTTCCTGGGATACCGCCACCATCCTGGCCCGCGACCTCGACACCGCGGAGCTGGCCATGGGGATCATGGCCGGGGCATCGCGAACGTGGCCGGCGGACACACGGCTGGCCGCACCGTCCCGGCCGCGGGCGGCGTACCCGGCGTCGCTGCCGGCGCTGCCGGATGAATGGGCTGCGGAATTCGGCGCCCAGATCGACCGGCTGCGGTCCACGGGTGTGGACGCCGAGCCGATCGAACTGGACGTCTTCCTGCGGGCGGCCCGGCTGCTGTACGACGGCGCCCTCGTGGCCGAGCGCCACGCCGCCGTCGGACAATTCATAGACGCCGCCGTCGCCGGTGACGGGTTCAAAAGCGGCGCCGCCGCGGGGCTGGATCCGACGGTGACCGGCATCATCACTGCAGCGGGCGGGGTGCCCGCCCACCAGTATGTGACGGACACGGCGGCCCTGGAGGAGCTGAAGCGGGAGGCCCTGTCCCGGCTTGAGGGATTTGATGCCCTGATTGTGCCCACCACTCCGTTCCACCCGACGCTGGCGGAGGTGGCCGCGGACCCGGTGGGGGTCAACTCGCGCCTGGGCACGTACACCAACTTCTGCAATCTTTTCGATATGTGTGCAGTCGCTGTTCCGGCCGGCACCGTGGCAGAGGCTGACGGCGGCCGTGCCGCGCAGTTCGGCCTCACCGTGGTGGGGCGCACGTTCGACGACGGTGTAGTGGCCGGTATTGCCCGCAGGATTGAAGCCACACCGGACCTCCCGGCACTGTTCGCTACCGGGGCCGCACCACGCCGTGCCGCCGCTGACCGGCGGCCTTGGCCCGTTGCCGCCGGTGCGCAGGCGGTGCCGCTGGTAGTGGTGGGCGCGCACCGCAAAGGCCAGCCGCTGGTGGCCGAACTGGAACGGCGGGGCTCGTTCTGGGACGGTCCCGTTACCCTGGCACCCCGTTACCGGATGGTGGCGCTGGACACCCAGCCGCCGAAGCCCGGCGTCGTCCGTTCCGACGACGGGGCCGAACTGGCGGCCGAGAGGTGGCTGTTGTCCGAGGCCGCCCTCGGGTCCTTCCTCGCGGAGCTCCCTGAGCCGATGCTGCTGGGTTCGGTCCAGCTCAGCGACGGATCGTCCGCCGTTGGCTTTGCCTGCGACGCAGTGGCAGCAGCCCGCGGCCGGGACATCACGCATTTCGGGGACTGGCTGGTGGCCCAAGCTTCAGCCGGTACCGGGTTAGCCGGTGCCGGGACCGCGGACAAGGCCGGCCACGGCATCTGGAGGCAGACCGGGGAGGCGTTACTGACGGGCCTGCAGCGCGGCCGCGGGTAG
- a CDS encoding urea amidolyase associated protein UAAP2: protein MNTSTFSIQPDAATAALVPGHVVLDEYVEARGPWSAVVEAGDVLTIVDLEGNQAVDCLLYADGDTAARYSAAATIAAQGSIFLTTGSVLRSDSGEPLMTVVADEVGVHDTIGGACSQESNTLRYGQHTHEQHACVENFLIEGSKWGLGKPDIVSNINWFMNVPVDPDGALGIVDGLSAPGKRVALRAEADTLVLVSNCPQINNPCNGFNPTPVRMIVTRPEASR from the coding sequence ATGAACACCAGCACATTCAGCATCCAGCCGGACGCCGCAACCGCCGCCCTGGTCCCGGGACACGTCGTCCTGGACGAATACGTCGAAGCCCGCGGCCCGTGGTCTGCTGTGGTGGAAGCCGGGGACGTCCTCACCATCGTGGACCTGGAAGGCAACCAGGCCGTTGACTGCCTTCTCTACGCAGACGGAGACACCGCTGCCAGGTACTCCGCCGCCGCAACCATCGCCGCCCAAGGCTCCATCTTCCTCACCACCGGATCGGTGCTCAGGTCTGACAGCGGCGAACCGCTCATGACCGTCGTTGCCGACGAGGTGGGTGTCCACGACACCATCGGTGGTGCCTGCTCGCAGGAATCCAACACTCTGCGCTACGGCCAGCACACCCACGAACAGCACGCCTGCGTGGAGAACTTCCTCATCGAGGGCTCCAAATGGGGCCTCGGCAAACCGGACATCGTCTCCAACATCAACTGGTTCATGAACGTGCCCGTGGACCCGGACGGCGCCCTGGGCATCGTGGACGGGCTCTCCGCTCCCGGCAAGCGCGTGGCACTCCGCGCCGAGGCCGACACCCTGGTCCTGGTCTCCAACTGCCCCCAGATCAACAACCCCTGCAACGGCTTCAACCCCACGCCCGTGCGCATGATCGTCACCCGCCCGGAGGCCTCACGATGA
- a CDS encoding amino acid permease, translated as MTSTISTASAHADDADLTSLGYQPSLHRKLGRYASFAAGFSFVSILTTIFQLFAFGYSFAGPAFFWTWPVVLIGQLLVALNFAELAARYPLSGAVYQWARRMGGELVGWFAGWFMAIAQVVTAAAAAIALQVVLPQLWDGFQVVGGDPALATVTGAANAVVLGAALLVVTTVINCLGVKLMSHVNSIGVTCEIVGVAAVILALISAAQRGPEVVADVSVVAGSDLGAVGAFLVSGLMAAYVMVGFNSAGELSEETKNPRRTAPRTILSALIISGIGGGLMIITALMAAPSLDDGRLAAEGLPYVLTAVLGTFWGKVLLVDVAVAIFVCTLAIQTAGSRLVFSMARDGKLPASALLSSVHPERGTPMWPSIAIGGLAVGVLAINIGNAALFTTLCSVCIVMVYLAYLLVTVPQLLSRLRGDWDRVGQTMPAGLFSLGRWGLPVNILAVLYGAVMVVNLAWPRPEVYDPSGENGLLLFSAPLMVGAVLLLGLWVRSRKNPDAPAA; from the coding sequence ATGACTTCCACCATTTCGACGGCGTCCGCCCACGCAGACGATGCAGACCTGACCTCGCTCGGCTACCAGCCGTCATTGCACCGCAAACTTGGGCGCTACGCGTCCTTCGCCGCAGGATTCTCGTTCGTTTCGATCCTGACCACGATCTTCCAGCTCTTTGCCTTCGGCTACTCCTTTGCCGGACCTGCGTTCTTCTGGACCTGGCCGGTAGTACTGATCGGCCAACTGCTCGTTGCCCTGAACTTCGCCGAACTCGCAGCCCGCTACCCGTTGTCGGGTGCCGTTTACCAGTGGGCCCGCCGAATGGGCGGCGAACTGGTGGGCTGGTTCGCCGGCTGGTTCATGGCCATTGCCCAGGTTGTCACCGCGGCCGCCGCCGCCATTGCGCTCCAGGTGGTCCTCCCCCAGTTGTGGGACGGCTTCCAGGTTGTGGGCGGCGATCCCGCACTGGCCACCGTCACCGGCGCCGCCAACGCGGTGGTGCTCGGCGCCGCACTCCTGGTGGTCACCACCGTGATCAACTGCCTGGGCGTCAAGCTCATGTCCCACGTCAACTCCATCGGCGTGACTTGCGAAATCGTCGGTGTGGCGGCCGTCATCCTCGCCCTGATCTCGGCCGCCCAGCGCGGGCCCGAAGTGGTGGCGGACGTCAGCGTAGTGGCCGGCTCGGATCTGGGCGCCGTTGGCGCCTTCCTGGTCTCCGGCCTGATGGCCGCCTACGTCATGGTCGGTTTCAACTCCGCCGGAGAACTCTCGGAAGAGACCAAGAACCCCCGCAGGACAGCACCCCGCACCATCCTCTCGGCCCTCATTATTTCCGGCATCGGCGGCGGGCTCATGATCATCACGGCGCTCATGGCCGCACCCAGCCTCGACGATGGACGCCTCGCGGCCGAGGGCCTGCCGTACGTGCTGACCGCCGTCCTGGGAACTTTCTGGGGCAAGGTCCTCCTGGTGGACGTCGCCGTGGCGATCTTCGTCTGCACCCTGGCCATCCAGACGGCGGGATCCCGCCTGGTGTTCTCGATGGCCCGCGACGGCAAACTCCCCGCCTCCGCACTTCTCTCCTCCGTCCACCCGGAGCGCGGCACCCCGATGTGGCCGTCCATCGCGATCGGCGGCCTCGCCGTCGGAGTCCTGGCCATCAATATCGGCAACGCCGCCCTGTTCACCACGCTCTGCAGTGTGTGCATCGTCATGGTCTACCTGGCTTACCTTCTGGTCACCGTTCCGCAGCTGCTCAGCCGTCTGCGCGGAGACTGGGACCGTGTGGGCCAGACCATGCCCGCGGGACTGTTCTCGCTGGGGCGCTGGGGACTCCCCGTGAACATCCTGGCCGTCCTCTACGGCGCCGTGATGGTGGTGAACCTCGCCTGGCCGCGCCCCGAGGTGTACGACCCCAGCGGCGAAAACGGTCTCCTGCTGTTCTCCGCACCCCTCATGGTGGGCGCTGTGTTGCTCCTCGGCCTCTGGGTACGGAGCCGTAAAAACCCCGACGCGCCAGCAGCGTAG
- a CDS encoding DUF4166 domain-containing protein → MASIFEQALGRDFGRLHPMLQKRFGVDTDAGYACVGRGVFSEVRRGAWWTVPFLRIGAYRNILFPDQGENVPFTIENYPYIDGFGRPTVTFVRTLELPRSRRRRFDATMVYSPDTGGIIDYLGTHQHLATGLFLEVLPDGSLHLQSTGQRFYEGFIGFTFPALFTGTAELYESFDDKRGVFTIQMQVRNPVLGFLFGYRGEFTCTFPATPPEGAPHRLRPVREERRQ, encoded by the coding sequence GTGGCTTCGATCTTTGAGCAGGCGCTCGGGCGGGATTTCGGCCGGCTCCACCCGATGCTGCAGAAACGCTTCGGCGTTGACACCGATGCCGGCTACGCATGCGTGGGCCGCGGAGTCTTTTCCGAGGTCCGCCGGGGGGCATGGTGGACGGTTCCGTTTCTGCGGATCGGGGCATACCGCAACATCCTCTTTCCCGACCAGGGCGAGAACGTCCCGTTCACCATCGAGAACTATCCCTATATTGATGGATTTGGCCGGCCCACCGTCACTTTCGTCCGCACCCTCGAACTCCCGCGGTCCAGGAGGCGCCGCTTCGATGCCACCATGGTTTACAGTCCGGACACCGGGGGCATCATCGACTACCTCGGCACACACCAGCATCTAGCCACGGGACTCTTCTTGGAGGTGCTGCCGGACGGGTCGCTGCATCTCCAGTCAACGGGCCAGCGGTTCTACGAGGGCTTCATCGGATTCACTTTTCCCGCACTCTTCACTGGTACCGCGGAGCTGTACGAGAGCTTTGACGACAAGCGCGGGGTTTTCACCATTCAGATGCAGGTACGGAATCCCGTCCTGGGGTTCCTCTTTGGCTACCGGGGCGAGTTCACCTGCACGTTCCCCGCCACACCCCCTGAGGGTGCGCCGCACCGGCTCAGACCAGTCCGCGAAGAAAGGCGGCAGTAG
- a CDS encoding urea amidolyase associated protein UAAP1, translating into MTDMTQTIESAQTAAGTATVGTAAAGTATTAGARAHARAQHGRTTDTMMYVPAAAAPECLTAGLPEAAAASLTWAESLAFGRYTHLELARGTRIRLTDTDGDACVHAVLFRAGASFERINVADTVKVPWQAYLGQGHPLLSDAGRLMATLVADSSGRHDALTGTTNLAGNQAKYGAGSAHSASPAGRELLTLGALKHGISQREVPPSISFFKGTTVDADGGIRFTGSAGSGSAVELLLHMDAVLVLANSAHPLDPRPGFTGTAVDIVAWQAPQDLEALAAGGLGFTPGPEHLLALQNTEHDFTARTSA; encoded by the coding sequence ATGACTGACATGACACAGACCATCGAATCCGCACAGACCGCCGCCGGAACCGCCACCGTCGGAACCGCCGCCGCCGGAACCGCCACCACGGCGGGTGCACGCGCCCACGCCCGCGCCCAGCACGGGCGGACGACGGACACCATGATGTACGTGCCCGCGGCAGCAGCACCCGAATGCCTGACCGCCGGGCTGCCGGAGGCAGCCGCAGCCTCGCTCACCTGGGCAGAATCCCTCGCGTTTGGCCGGTACACCCACTTGGAACTGGCCCGCGGAACCAGGATCCGGCTCACCGATACTGACGGCGACGCCTGCGTCCACGCCGTGCTCTTCCGCGCCGGCGCGAGCTTCGAGCGGATCAACGTGGCTGACACGGTGAAGGTCCCGTGGCAGGCCTACCTCGGCCAGGGCCATCCGCTGCTGTCCGATGCGGGACGGCTGATGGCCACCCTCGTAGCCGACTCCTCAGGCAGGCACGATGCCCTCACCGGAACCACCAATCTTGCAGGCAACCAGGCAAAGTACGGTGCCGGCTCCGCGCACAGCGCGTCACCGGCCGGCCGCGAACTGCTCACGCTCGGCGCCCTCAAGCACGGCATCAGCCAGCGGGAAGTGCCGCCGTCGATTTCCTTCTTCAAGGGCACCACCGTGGACGCCGACGGCGGCATCCGGTTCACCGGCAGCGCCGGTTCCGGCAGCGCCGTCGAACTTCTCCTTCACATGGACGCAGTCCTGGTGCTGGCGAACTCTGCCCACCCGCTGGATCCGCGGCCGGGCTTCACCGGAACCGCCGTGGACATCGTTGCGTGGCAGGCCCCGCAGGACCTCGAAGCACTCGCCGCCGGCGGACTCGGATTCACGCCCGGTCCCGAGCACCTGCTCGCCCTCCAGAACACCGAACACGACTTCACCGCAAGGACTTCCGCATGA
- the uca gene encoding urea carboxylase: protein MNRFDTLLVANRGEIACRIIESARKVGLRTVAVFSEADRGAKHVRLADEAVLLGPAPAKESYLRVDAILAAAAATGAGAIHPGYGFLSEDAGFAEAIEAAGLVFVGPTPDQLRIFGTKHTARDAAHRAGVPMIAGSGLLDDLDAAVAASATIGFPLMLKATGGGGGIGMAVCRSEAELAESYARVARLASSSFGTAGVFAERYIEQARHVEVQIFGDGEGRVVSLGDRDCSLQRRHQKVLEEAPAPDLPDGLREELHRSSRALCASVDYRSAGTVEFVYDPVRQEASFLEVNARLQVEHPVTEAVTGVDLVEWMLNLAQQQPVLDGLPDSLPVTGHAVEARIYAEDPARNFQPSAGTVTNAQYPSSGVVRVDAWVETGSDVSTNYDPLLGKLITFGASRDEALDSLADALAETRMDGIETNLGMLRSVTGLDVVRAAAHSTGTLDSVGDPEPRITVERPGLQTSVQDWPGRTGLWQVGVPPSGPMDDLSFRLGNVALGNPEGAPGLEFTMAGPALHVTHATTVCVTGADVAVTVNGDAVPAWEPVTVPAGGVLDVGSAEGAGLRGYILFEGGLDIPTYLGSASTFTLGQFGGHGGRVLRAGDVLRNVAGTAPDIVPSPVPPESRPALARQWELMVVEGPHGAPEFFQREDINELFAASYEVHFNSARTGVRLIGPKPRWARNDGGEAGLHPSNIHDTAYSVGALDFTGDTPILLGPDGPSLGGFVCPVTVVTGDRWKLGQLRPGDTVRFVPVTTVQAPSAKELGPARQLLLPGSKGDGSKGDGSKGDGDDGVLGRVPEGDGRPAVTYRRSGDDNLLVEYGDMVLDLGLRARVHALHQELERLRLPGIVDLTPGIRSLQVKADPSVLPTARLLGIVREIDAGLPASSELVVPSRSVRLPLSWDDPATREAIERYMAGVRDDAPWCPWNIEFIRRINGLDSVNDVFDTVFNADYLVLGLGDVYLGAPVATPLDPRHRLVTTKYNPARTWTPENAVGIGGAYMCIYGMEGPGGYQFVGRTTQVWSRHATAAPFEPGSPWLLRFFDRISWYPVSPEELLDLRADMAAGRGRGVEIEDGTFSLAEHEDFLDENSDSIAAFRARQEKAFAIERKAWEDAGEFDRAEKAVAVALPSEDVVVPDGGTLVSSPFAASVWKVDVAPGDKVVAGQPLVSIEAMKMETVLTAPSDGIVLRVLPSAGSQVVAGEPLVVLEAAEINEENFVLEGSAA, encoded by the coding sequence ATGAACCGCTTCGACACCCTCCTCGTCGCCAACCGCGGCGAAATCGCCTGCCGCATCATCGAATCCGCCCGCAAGGTGGGGCTGCGGACCGTTGCCGTCTTCTCCGAGGCGGACCGCGGCGCCAAGCACGTGCGCCTCGCCGATGAAGCCGTGCTGCTGGGACCGGCACCCGCCAAGGAGTCGTACCTCCGGGTGGACGCGATCCTGGCCGCAGCGGCTGCAACCGGCGCCGGCGCCATCCACCCCGGCTACGGCTTCCTGTCCGAAGACGCCGGGTTCGCCGAGGCCATAGAAGCCGCCGGGCTGGTCTTCGTGGGCCCTACCCCGGACCAGCTGCGGATCTTCGGCACCAAGCACACAGCCCGGGACGCCGCCCACCGCGCCGGCGTGCCCATGATCGCCGGTTCGGGACTGTTGGACGACCTCGACGCAGCAGTCGCTGCCTCCGCCACGATCGGTTTCCCGCTGATGCTCAAGGCAACCGGCGGCGGCGGCGGCATCGGCATGGCCGTATGCCGCAGCGAAGCCGAACTGGCCGAGAGCTATGCCCGGGTGGCCCGGCTCGCCAGCTCGAGCTTCGGCACCGCCGGGGTGTTCGCGGAGCGCTACATCGAGCAGGCCCGCCACGTTGAGGTGCAGATTTTCGGCGACGGCGAAGGCCGCGTGGTCAGTCTCGGCGACCGCGACTGCTCGTTGCAGCGCCGGCACCAGAAAGTACTCGAAGAAGCGCCGGCCCCGGACCTTCCGGACGGGCTGCGCGAAGAACTGCACCGCAGCTCCCGGGCCCTGTGCGCGTCGGTGGACTACCGCTCCGCGGGAACCGTGGAGTTCGTCTACGACCCCGTCCGGCAGGAAGCGTCCTTCCTCGAAGTCAACGCCCGCCTCCAGGTGGAGCACCCGGTCACCGAAGCCGTGACCGGCGTCGACCTCGTGGAATGGATGCTCAACCTTGCGCAGCAGCAGCCCGTGCTGGACGGCCTGCCGGACAGCCTTCCGGTGACCGGCCACGCTGTGGAAGCCCGGATCTACGCCGAGGACCCGGCCCGCAACTTCCAGCCCAGCGCCGGAACCGTCACCAACGCCCAATACCCGAGCTCCGGCGTCGTCCGCGTTGACGCCTGGGTGGAAACCGGCAGCGACGTGTCCACCAACTACGACCCGCTCCTGGGCAAACTCATCACCTTCGGCGCCAGCCGGGACGAAGCCCTCGATTCCCTGGCCGATGCCTTGGCGGAAACGCGCATGGACGGCATCGAAACCAACCTCGGCATGCTCCGGTCCGTCACCGGGCTGGACGTGGTCCGGGCCGCCGCGCACTCCACCGGCACCTTGGACAGCGTCGGCGACCCCGAACCCCGCATCACCGTGGAGCGCCCCGGACTCCAGACGAGCGTTCAGGACTGGCCCGGACGGACCGGCCTCTGGCAGGTGGGCGTTCCCCCGAGCGGCCCCATGGACGATCTGTCCTTCCGCCTGGGCAACGTGGCACTGGGAAATCCGGAAGGTGCGCCCGGGCTCGAATTCACTATGGCCGGGCCGGCGCTGCACGTCACCCATGCCACCACCGTCTGCGTCACCGGAGCCGACGTGGCCGTCACCGTCAACGGCGATGCCGTACCGGCCTGGGAACCGGTCACAGTTCCCGCTGGCGGCGTGCTCGACGTCGGATCGGCCGAGGGCGCCGGACTCCGCGGCTACATCCTCTTCGAAGGTGGCCTCGACATCCCGACATACCTCGGCAGCGCGTCCACGTTCACCCTCGGCCAGTTCGGCGGGCACGGCGGCCGGGTGCTGCGCGCCGGTGACGTGCTCCGTAACGTCGCCGGGACCGCACCTGACATTGTGCCCTCCCCCGTTCCGCCGGAAAGCCGCCCGGCACTGGCCAGGCAGTGGGAGCTCATGGTGGTGGAGGGACCGCACGGGGCCCCGGAGTTCTTCCAGCGCGAGGACATCAACGAACTGTTCGCGGCGTCCTACGAGGTGCACTTCAACTCTGCCAGGACCGGCGTGCGCCTCATCGGACCGAAGCCGCGCTGGGCACGGAACGACGGCGGCGAAGCCGGTCTGCACCCCTCCAACATCCACGACACCGCCTACTCGGTGGGCGCCCTGGACTTCACCGGAGACACCCCCATCCTGCTGGGCCCGGACGGTCCCAGCCTCGGCGGCTTCGTCTGCCCGGTCACCGTGGTTACCGGCGACCGCTGGAAGCTGGGCCAGCTCCGGCCCGGCGACACGGTCCGCTTCGTTCCGGTCACGACGGTCCAGGCGCCGTCCGCGAAAGAACTCGGACCGGCCCGGCAGCTGCTCCTGCCCGGCTCAAAGGGCGACGGCTCAAAGGGCGACGGCTCAAAGGGCGACGGCGACGACGGCGTGCTGGGCCGCGTGCCCGAAGGCGACGGCCGCCCGGCGGTCACCTACCGCCGCTCGGGGGACGACAACCTGCTCGTGGAATACGGCGACATGGTGCTGGACCTCGGCCTCCGCGCCCGGGTCCACGCCCTGCACCAGGAGCTCGAGCGGCTGCGGCTTCCCGGCATCGTGGACCTCACGCCCGGCATCCGTTCCCTTCAGGTCAAGGCCGATCCGTCCGTCCTCCCCACCGCCCGGCTGCTGGGCATCGTGCGGGAAATCGATGCCGGCCTCCCCGCCAGCTCGGAGCTCGTCGTTCCGAGCCGCTCCGTCAGGCTTCCGCTGTCCTGGGACGACCCCGCCACGCGTGAGGCAATCGAGCGGTACATGGCTGGCGTGCGCGACGACGCACCGTGGTGCCCGTGGAACATCGAGTTCATCCGCCGCATCAATGGACTGGACTCCGTGAACGACGTGTTCGACACCGTCTTCAACGCCGACTACCTCGTGCTCGGCCTGGGCGACGTCTACCTCGGTGCTCCCGTGGCCACGCCGCTGGACCCGCGGCACCGCCTGGTCACCACGAAATACAACCCCGCCAGGACCTGGACTCCGGAGAACGCCGTGGGAATCGGCGGCGCCTACATGTGCATCTACGGCATGGAAGGGCCGGGCGGCTACCAGTTCGTCGGCCGCACCACGCAGGTCTGGTCCCGGCACGCCACGGCTGCCCCGTTTGAGCCCGGCTCACCGTGGCTGCTCAGGTTCTTCGACCGGATTTCCTGGTACCCCGTCAGCCCGGAGGAACTCCTGGACCTGCGGGCGGACATGGCAGCCGGGCGGGGCCGGGGCGTGGAGATCGAGGACGGAACCTTCTCCCTTGCGGAGCACGAGGACTTCCTTGATGAGAACAGCGATTCGATCGCCGCCTTCCGGGCACGGCAGGAGAAAGCTTTCGCCATCGAACGCAAGGCCTGGGAGGACGCCGGGGAGTTCGACCGCGCGGAAAAGGCCGTCGCCGTCGCCCTGCCGTCGGAAGACGTGGTGGTTCCCGACGGCGGGACCCTGGTGAGCTCGCCGTTCGCGGCCAGCGTCTGGAAGGTGGACGTCGCGCCCGGAGACAAGGTGGTGGCCGGCCAGCCGCTGGTCTCCATCGAAGCCATGAAGATGGAAACCGTCCTCACCGCACCCAGCGACGGGATTGTGCTCCGGGTGTTGCCCAGCGCCGGGTCCCAGGTGGTGGCAGGTGAGCCGCTGGTGGTCCTCGAAGCCGCAGAAATCAACGAAGAGAACTTCGTCCTCGAAGGGAGCGCGGCATGA